A genomic stretch from Erwinia sp. E_sp_B01_1 includes:
- the rplK gene encoding 50S ribosomal protein L11: MAKKVQAYVKLQVAAGMANPSPPVGPALGQQGVNIMEFCKAFNAKTESLEKGLPTPVVITVYSDRSFTFVTKTPPAPILLKKAAGIKSGSGKPNKDKVGKVTRAQVREIAETKAADMTGADVEAMARSIEGTARSMGLVVED, translated from the coding sequence ATGGCTAAGAAAGTACAAGCCTACGTCAAGCTGCAGGTTGCAGCAGGTATGGCAAACCCAAGTCCACCAGTAGGTCCGGCTCTGGGTCAGCAGGGTGTTAACATCATGGAATTCTGTAAAGCGTTTAACGCCAAAACAGAATCCCTGGAAAAAGGCCTGCCTACTCCAGTAGTGATTACCGTTTACTCTGACCGTTCTTTCACCTTCGTTACCAAAACGCCTCCAGCACCAATCCTGCTGAAGAAAGCGGCTGGTATCAAGTCTGGTTCCGGCAAGCCGAACAAAGACAAAGTAGGTAAAGTAACGCGTGCTCAGGTACGTGAAATCGCAGAAACCAAAGCTGCGGACATGACTGGTGCTGATGTTGAAGCGATGGCTCGCTCAATTGAAGGTACTGCTCGTTCCATGGGCCTGGTAGTAGAGGACTAA
- the nusG gene encoding transcription termination/antitermination protein NusG, with translation MSEAPKKRWYVVQAFSGFEGRVAQSLREHIKLHNMEELFGDVMVPTEEVVEIRGGQRRKSERKFFPGYVLVQMVMNDASWHLVRSVPRVMGFIGGTSDRPAPISDKEVDAIMNRLQQAGDKPRPKTMFEPGEMVRVSDGPFADFNGVVEEVDYEKSRLKVSVSIFGRATPVELDFGQVEKG, from the coding sequence ATGTCTGAAGCTCCAAAAAAACGCTGGTACGTCGTTCAGGCGTTTTCCGGTTTCGAAGGCCGTGTAGCTCAGTCGCTGCGCGAGCATATCAAATTACATAACATGGAAGAGCTGTTTGGCGATGTCATGGTTCCAACCGAAGAAGTGGTTGAAATTCGTGGCGGCCAGCGTCGTAAAAGCGAGCGCAAGTTCTTCCCAGGTTATGTCCTGGTCCAAATGGTCATGAATGATGCGAGCTGGCACCTGGTGCGTAGCGTGCCTCGTGTCATGGGCTTCATTGGTGGTACTTCCGATCGTCCGGCACCTATTAGCGATAAAGAAGTCGATGCGATCATGAACCGCCTGCAGCAGGCTGGTGATAAGCCACGTCCTAAAACCATGTTCGAACCGGGTGAAATGGTTCGGGTCAGCGATGGTCCGTTTGCTGACTTCAACGGTGTGGTTGAAGAAGTGGATTATGAGAAAAGCCGCCTGAAAGTTTCGGTTTCAATCTTTGGGCGTGCAACGCCGGTTGAGCTGGACTTTGGACAGGTTGAAAAAGGCTGA
- the secE gene encoding preprotein translocase subunit SecE, with product MSANTEAQGNGRGLEAVKWLVVALLLIVAIVGNYYYREVTLPLRALAVVILIAAAGGIALLTTKGKATLAFAREARTEVRKVIWPTRQETLHTTLIVAAVTAVMSLILWGLDGILVRLVSFITGLRF from the coding sequence ATGAGTGCTAATACCGAAGCTCAAGGAAACGGGCGTGGCCTGGAAGCAGTAAAGTGGTTAGTCGTGGCGTTGCTGCTGATTGTGGCTATCGTAGGCAACTACTATTACCGTGAAGTCACGCTGCCATTGCGCGCGCTGGCCGTCGTTATCCTGATCGCAGCAGCAGGTGGCATTGCGCTGCTGACAACAAAAGGTAAGGCAACACTGGCATTTGCCCGTGAAGCGCGCACCGAAGTTCGCAAGGTCATTTGGCCGACTCGTCAGGAAACGTTGCACACCACGTTAATCGTTGCCGCGGTAACTGCCGTGATGTCACTGATTTTGTGGGGACTGGATGGTATTCTGGTCCGTCTGGTATCGTTTATCACTGGCCTGAGGTTCTGA
- the tuf gene encoding elongation factor Tu — translation MSKEKFERSKPHVNVGTIGHVDHGKTTLTAAITTVLAKTYGGSARAFDQIDNAPEEKARGITINTSHVEYDTPTRHYAHVDCPGHADYVKNMITGAAQMDGAILVVAATDGPMPQTREHILLGRQVGVPFIIVFMNKCDMVDDEELLELVEMEVRELLSAYDFPGDDLPIVRGSALKALQGEAEWEEKIIELAGHLDNYIPEPERAIDKPFLLPIEDVFSISGRGTVVTGRVERGIVKVGEEVEIVGIKDTAKSTCTGVEMFRKLLDEGRAGENCGVLLRGIKREDIQRGQVLAKPGSIKPHTKFESEVYILSKDEGGRHTPFFKGYRPQFYFRTTDVTGTIELPEGVEMVMPGDNIQMVVTLIHPIAMDDGLRFAIREGGRTVGAGVVAKVIA, via the coding sequence ATGTCTAAAGAAAAATTTGAACGTTCCAAACCGCACGTCAACGTTGGTACTATCGGCCACGTTGACCACGGTAAAACAACCCTGACTGCTGCTATCACTACCGTTCTGGCTAAAACCTACGGTGGTTCTGCTCGTGCGTTCGACCAGATCGATAACGCGCCAGAAGAAAAAGCTCGTGGTATCACCATCAACACTTCTCACGTTGAATATGACACCCCAACCCGCCACTACGCGCACGTTGACTGCCCGGGCCACGCCGACTATGTGAAAAACATGATCACCGGTGCTGCTCAGATGGACGGCGCTATCCTGGTTGTAGCTGCGACTGACGGCCCTATGCCTCAGACCCGTGAGCACATCCTGCTGGGTCGTCAGGTTGGCGTTCCTTTCATCATCGTGTTCATGAACAAATGTGACATGGTTGATGACGAAGAGCTGCTGGAGCTGGTTGAGATGGAAGTTCGTGAACTTCTGTCTGCTTACGACTTCCCTGGTGATGACCTGCCAATCGTTCGCGGTTCTGCACTGAAAGCACTGCAGGGCGAAGCTGAGTGGGAAGAGAAAATCATTGAGCTGGCTGGCCACCTGGATAACTACATTCCAGAACCAGAGCGCGCCATCGACAAGCCTTTCCTGCTGCCAATCGAAGACGTGTTCTCAATCTCTGGCCGTGGTACCGTTGTTACCGGTCGTGTAGAGCGCGGCATCGTCAAGGTTGGTGAAGAAGTTGAAATCGTTGGTATCAAAGATACTGCTAAATCAACTTGTACCGGCGTTGAAATGTTCCGTAAGCTGCTGGACGAAGGTCGTGCAGGCGAGAACTGTGGTGTTCTGCTGCGTGGTATCAAGCGTGAAGATATCCAGCGTGGCCAGGTTCTGGCTAAGCCAGGTTCAATCAAGCCACACACCAAATTTGAGTCAGAAGTTTACATTCTGTCCAAAGACGAAGGCGGCCGTCATACTCCGTTCTTCAAAGGCTACCGTCCTCAGTTCTACTTCCGTACTACTGACGTGACCGGTACCATCGAACTGCCAGAAGGCGTTGAGATGGTAATGCCAGGTGACAACATTCAGATGGTTGTTACCCTGATCCACCCAATCGCGATGGATGACGGTCTGCGTTTCGCAATCCGTGAAGGCGGCCGTACTGTTGGTGCAGGTGTTGTTGCTAAAGTTATCGCGTAA
- the coaA gene encoding type I pantothenate kinase, which translates to MSKKESLLTTPYLQFDRAQWAALRDSVPMTLSEQEIAQLKGINEDLSLEEVAEIYLPLSRLLNFYINSNLRRQAVLEQFLGTNGQRIPYIISIAGSVAVGKSTTARVLQALLSRWPEHRRVELITTDGFLHPNEVLKERGLMKKKGFPQSYDMHRLVNFVSDLKSGASQVTAPVYSHLIYDVIPRGDKVVKQPDILILEGLNVLQSGMDYPHDPHRVFVSDFVDFSIYVDAPLELLQKWYINRFQKFRQGAFTDPDSYFHNYAKLSEKEAVGIASQLWEEINLRNLKENILPTRERASLIMTKSINHAVDLVRLRK; encoded by the coding sequence ATGAGTAAAAAAGAATCCTTGTTGACCACGCCCTATCTGCAATTTGATCGTGCTCAATGGGCTGCACTGCGCGATTCGGTGCCCATGACATTGAGTGAACAGGAAATTGCCCAGTTAAAAGGGATAAACGAAGATTTATCTCTGGAGGAAGTTGCAGAGATCTATCTGCCCCTCTCGCGTCTGCTTAACTTTTATATTAATTCCAATCTGCGACGTCAGGCGGTACTTGAGCAATTTCTTGGGACCAATGGCCAGCGAATTCCCTATATCATCAGTATTGCGGGTAGCGTTGCCGTAGGTAAAAGCACTACTGCACGTGTCTTACAGGCTCTGTTGAGCCGCTGGCCTGAACATCGTCGGGTAGAGTTGATTACCACCGATGGCTTTTTACATCCTAATGAGGTGTTAAAAGAGCGCGGCCTGATGAAGAAGAAGGGGTTCCCGCAATCCTATGACATGCATCGCCTGGTAAATTTTGTATCAGATTTAAAATCCGGTGCCTCTCAGGTAACGGCCCCCGTCTATTCGCATCTTATTTATGATGTTATTCCGCGAGGGGATAAGGTTGTAAAGCAGCCCGACATCTTAATTCTTGAAGGTCTTAACGTTTTACAAAGCGGAATGGATTATCCTCACGATCCTCATCGCGTATTTGTTTCTGACTTTGTAGACTTCTCAATTTATGTTGATGCGCCCCTTGAGCTGCTGCAGAAATGGTATATCAACCGGTTCCAGAAATTCCGTCAGGGCGCATTTACCGATCCGGATTCTTATTTCCACAATTACGCTAAACTTTCTGAAAAGGAAGCGGTAGGGATTGCCTCACAGCTTTGGGAAGAGATTAACCTCAGGAATTTAAAGGAAAATATACTCCCAACCCGGGAGCGCGCCAGCCTGATAATGACCAAAAGCATCAATCATGCGGTCGATTTAGTGAGATTGCGGAAGTAA
- the birA gene encoding bifunctional biotin--[acetyl-CoA-carboxylase] ligase/biotin operon repressor BirA produces the protein MKGNTVPLTLISLLADGEFHSGEQLGEQLGMSRAAINKHIQTLKDWGIDVFTVTGKGYSLPSPMQLLDEAKIMDQLEDGRLAVIPVIDSTNQYLLERMDTLQSGDACVAEYQQAGRGRRGRQWFSPFGSNLYLSMYWRLEQGPMAAMGLSLVIGIVIAEVLRSLGASQVRVKWPNDLYLNDRKLAGILVELTGKTGDAAQLVIGAGINLAMRSPDADIVNQGWINLQEAGVNVDRNTLAAQLVNNMRTSLPLFEREGLAPFIERWSELDNFINRRVKLLIGDREILGIARGIDQQGGLILEQDGVRKSWVGGEISLRPQD, from the coding sequence ATGAAAGGTAATACAGTCCCCTTAACGCTGATAAGTCTTCTGGCTGATGGCGAATTCCATTCTGGCGAACAGCTGGGTGAACAACTTGGTATGAGCCGTGCGGCCATAAATAAACATATTCAGACCCTGAAAGACTGGGGCATTGACGTGTTTACCGTAACAGGCAAAGGATATAGTCTGCCCTCGCCGATGCAACTGCTGGATGAAGCAAAAATCATGGATCAGTTAGAGGACGGGCGCCTGGCTGTGATACCTGTGATCGACTCTACCAACCAGTATCTGTTAGAGAGAATGGATACACTGCAATCTGGTGATGCCTGTGTAGCCGAATATCAGCAGGCCGGAAGAGGGCGACGTGGCCGGCAATGGTTCTCTCCCTTTGGTTCTAATCTTTATCTTTCCATGTACTGGCGTCTTGAGCAGGGGCCAATGGCAGCAATGGGGCTGAGCCTCGTGATAGGCATTGTGATTGCAGAGGTATTGCGATCATTGGGGGCCAGTCAGGTAAGAGTGAAGTGGCCAAACGATCTCTATCTTAACGATCGTAAACTGGCCGGGATCCTGGTTGAACTGACAGGAAAAACTGGCGATGCTGCCCAGTTGGTTATTGGCGCAGGCATCAACCTTGCCATGCGTTCACCCGATGCAGATATCGTTAACCAGGGCTGGATAAACCTGCAGGAAGCTGGCGTAAATGTCGATCGAAATACGCTTGCAGCACAACTGGTTAATAATATGCGAACCTCCCTTCCGCTTTTCGAGCGGGAAGGACTGGCCCCCTTTATTGAGCGCTGGAGCGAATTAGATAATTTTATTAACCGGCGGGTAAAATTACTGATTGGCGACCGGGAAATTTTAGGGATTGCCCGGGGAATCGATCAGCAAGGGGGATTAATTCTGGAACAGGACGGGGTCAGGAAATCCTGGGTTGGCGGTGAAATATCATTACGCCCACAAGATTAA
- the murB gene encoding UDP-N-acetylmuramate dehydrogenase, which translates to MSSQTHSLKPFNTFNLNVNAKQIIIAETAHEIAHAWQESLKKHQPVLLIGEGSNILFLEDFEGTAIINRLKGIRVKEGDSAWHLHIGAGENWHNLVKYTLENNYPGLENLAMIPGCVGSAPIQNIGAYGVELKNVCEYVDLLNLSSGEIQRLSAEECHFGYRDSVFKHRYQQGYAIVAVGLVLNKQWLPVMTYGELSKFSPESVTPKQIYDSVCATRSSKLPDPARVGNAGSFFKNPVVSAELAASVRKIFPDMPFYPQTEGSVKLAAGWLIDRCDLKGYSIGGAAVHLQQALVLINKDQATGMDIVALAHEVRQRVGMKFNVWLEPEVRFVGAQGEKDAVGVIT; encoded by the coding sequence ATGTCCAGCCAGACCCATTCTTTAAAACCCTTCAACACCTTCAATCTTAACGTCAATGCTAAGCAGATTATCATTGCTGAAACGGCTCACGAGATCGCCCATGCCTGGCAGGAAAGTCTGAAAAAGCATCAGCCAGTGCTGCTGATTGGTGAAGGAAGCAATATTCTGTTCCTTGAAGACTTCGAGGGCACAGCCATTATTAACCGGCTGAAGGGAATTCGGGTTAAAGAGGGCGATAGTGCCTGGCATTTGCATATCGGTGCCGGAGAAAACTGGCACAATCTGGTGAAATATACCCTGGAAAATAACTACCCAGGACTGGAAAATCTGGCGATGATCCCAGGTTGCGTAGGTTCTGCCCCTATCCAGAACATTGGTGCTTACGGTGTGGAGCTGAAAAACGTCTGCGAATACGTCGATTTGCTCAATCTCTCATCGGGAGAGATACAGCGCCTGTCTGCGGAGGAGTGTCACTTTGGCTATCGTGACAGCGTGTTTAAGCATCGTTATCAGCAGGGTTATGCCATCGTTGCAGTAGGCCTGGTGCTGAATAAACAATGGCTCCCGGTAATGACCTACGGTGAACTGAGTAAGTTTTCCCCTGAATCAGTCACGCCAAAGCAAATTTATGACTCTGTCTGCGCAACACGCAGCAGTAAACTGCCCGATCCTGCCAGGGTAGGAAATGCAGGCAGCTTTTTCAAAAACCCGGTGGTCAGTGCTGAATTAGCAGCATCTGTCCGCAAAATATTTCCTGATATGCCCTTTTATCCGCAGACAGAAGGAAGTGTAAAACTTGCTGCCGGATGGCTGATTGACCGCTGTGACCTCAAGGGGTACAGCATTGGTGGGGCAGCGGTACATCTTCAACAGGCGCTGGTGCTGATCAATAAAGATCAGGCTACCGGCATGGATATCGTGGCGTTAGCGCATGAAGTGCGTCAACGCGTGGGTATGAAATTTAACGTGTGGCTTGAGCCTGAGGTGCGTTTCGTTGGCGCTCAGGGCGAAAAAGATGCCGTTGGAGTCATTACATGA